The window TCGGTGCCTTCCAGGGCGTCGACCGAGATGCGCGCGGGCTGGCCCGGACGCATGAGGGCGAGCTGCGTTTCCTTGAAGTTGGCCGTCACGTAAAGCTTGTCGAGCGGCACCACCGACATCAGCCGCGTGCCCGCCTGGACGAACTGGCCGGTGCGCACGGTGCGGTCACCGATCCGGCCCGCGATGGGCGCACGGATGAGCGTGGCTTTCAGATCCACGTCGGCGGCATCGAGCTGCGCCTGCGCGCCTTCGCCTTGCGCGCGGGCCTGCGCGACCTGGGTTTCAAGCGTCGCGATGCGGCGCTGCTGCGCGGTGAGCGCGGCTTCGAGCTGGCGCACCTGCTCGGCCGACTGGGTGGCGGCAAGTTTCAGCTGGTCGAGCGTCTCGCGCCGTTCCGCGCCCGAGGCGACGAGCGGGGCGTAACGGGCAACCTCGCCCGCATCGTGGCGGGCCTTGGCGCGCGCGGCGGCGAGCTGCGCGCGGGCCTGCGCGACGGCGGCCTGCTGCTCGGCAATTCCCGCACGCGCGTTTTCGACCGAAGCCTCGGCCTGCGCGATCTGGGCGCGGGCCTGCGCCGCGCGGGCATCATAGTCGCTCGCATCAATGCGCACGAGCGGGGCGTCCTTGGCCACGTCCTGGTTGTCCTCGACGAGGACCTCGGAGACATAGCCGCTGACCTTGGGAGCGATCGCCACCATGTCGACGTCGATCTGCGCGTCGTTGGTTTCCTGGAAGTACTGCCCGTAGGTTTCGTAGCGCATGAACCAGAGCCCGCCGCCGATCGCGATCAGGATCGCCGCGATGAGGAGGTTGCGCTTGGTCTTGCCGCTCAGACCCTTGCGGCCCGTGTCCTTGGCCTCATCCCCGGCCCCATCCCCGACATCGCTGTTGCCTGCCGCCTGTTCGGATGCGTTCGCGGCGCTTTCACTCACCATTGCCAGTCTCAACTCCGTGTTGCGGGCGCAGGTGCGCCGCGCGTTGCAGGCCCTTCACGAAACCGCCCTCGCGATGGAGGACGCGGCCCACGCAGGTCCCGCGATTATCTTTTGCCTTGCCGCGAAAAGAGGCGCAAAATCGCATCAGAAAGAACAAGAACCGGGAGAGGTTCCCATGGAACGGTACGATCCTGCGATCAGCCGGTGTCCCTTCATGCTGCTGTGCGGCGCAAGTGCCAGTGCCTTGCTGGTGTTTGTCGGCGCCCTCCACGTGCTGGGCTGAACGGTTGCGGCGTGGCCGGACGGCCCGCCCAAGGCGAACGGCAAGTCATCGCCAATCAGTGACTTGCCCGTATCGGCATACGATTGCGTCCCTGTGAAGGCGCAAGGCCCGAACGCGTGCCCCGCCGATATACTTAGCTAGGTTATCTTGCAAGGGGCGTGAACGGATCGGCCGCCTGGCCCCGCTTTGCCGCGCCTGCGAAGGCGGCCCCGGAGCTGTACGAGCCCCGGATCGCCGCGTTGCGCTCCACTCCGATCCCTCCGAGTCGCGCCCTGCCTGGCGCAGCACGCTCGCCACACGACGGTCATCTACCCCGGTTAAGTCCCTATGGTTGAACCCTGATAACGACCACGGACCGCCCGCGCACACGATGGCCACGCTCAATTCCCCCCTGCCCGATCTCACCGCGTCCGGTTCCCGGCCCCGGCTTGCCCTGCCCAACATCGGCTTTGCCCTGCTGCTGGCGCTGAGCGGGGGCGCGTTCCTTGTCTGGGGGGCGGGCTACATCGGTTCAGGCAGCCTGCTGATCTTCGTTCTGGCGACCTTGTTCGGGCTGTTCATGGCCTTCAACATCGGCGGCAACGACGTGGCCAACTCGTTCGGCACCAGCGTGGGCGCGGGCACCCTCACCATCGGGCAGGCGCTGGGGGTTGCCGCGATCTTCGAGGTCAGCGGCGCGGTCATCGCAGGCGGCGATGTCACCGACACGATCCGCAGCGGCATCGTCGATCTCGGCGCCCTTGCGGTCAGCCCGCTCCAGTTCATCCGGGTGATGATGGCCGCGCTCGTCGCCGCCGCGTTCTGGCTGCTGTTCGCCAGCCGCCGGGGCTGGCCGGTCTCGACCACCCATTCGATCATCGGGGGCATCGTCGGCGCCTCGGTGGTGCTGGGCGTGAGCCTGGGGGGCACATCCTCTGCCCTCGCCCTCGTGCAGTGGGACGAGATCGCGCGCATCGCGCTTTCCTGGGTGATCTCGCCGCTGCTGGGCGGGCTGGTTTCCTATGGCCTGTTCCGCCTCATCAAGCACCATGTCCTGTTCTACAACGAGCGCGCCGAGGCGCGCGTGCGCGCCATCCGCGCCGAACAGAAGGCGCTGCGCCGCGACCACCGCAGCGCGTTTGAAAGCCTGACCGAACTCCAGCAGGTCAACTACAACACGATGCTGGTGCGCGACATGGACGTGCTGCGCAGCGAGGACTTTCACCCTGAGGAACTGGAGACCGACTACTACCGCAAGTGGTACGCCATCGAGCGCCAGCGCGACGAGGTGGAGACCCACCATGCGCTCCAGCTCTGGGTGCCGCTGGTCGCGGCGCTGGGCGCGGCGGTCATTTCCGCGATGCTGCTCTTCAAGGGCCTCAAGCACATGGAGCTGGGCCTTGCGACGCTGACCAACTACCTCATCATGGCGATGGTCGCCGCCATTGCCTGGGCGACGACCTTCCTTTTCGTGCGCACCTTGCGCCAGGCCCCGCTCGAGCGCGCGACCTTCCTCCTCTTCAGCTGGATGCAGGTCTTCACCGCCTGCGGCTTTGCCTTCAGCCACGGCGCCAACGACATCGCCAACGCGGTCGGGCCCTTTGCCGCGATCCTCGACGTGCTGCGCACCGGCGTCATCACCTCCTCGGCCGCGGTGCCGCCGATGGTGATGATCTCGTTCGGCATCACGCTTGTCGTGGGGCTGTGGTTCATCGGCAAGGAGGTCATCGCGACCGTGGGCCATGGCCTCACCGCAATGCACCCGGCCTCGGGCTTCTGCGCCGAGCTGGGCGCGGCCTGCGTGGTCATGCTCGCCTCGAGCCTGGGCATCCCGGTCTCCAGCACGCACATCCTGATCGGCGCGGTGCTGGGCATCGGCATCGTCAACCGCCAGACCAACTGGGGCCTGATGAAGCCCATCGCGCTGGCCTGGGTGGTGACGCT is drawn from Novosphingobium decolorationis and contains these coding sequences:
- a CDS encoding HlyD family secretion protein; this encodes MVSESAANASEQAAGNSDVGDGAGDEAKDTGRKGLSGKTKRNLLIAAILIAIGGGLWFMRYETYGQYFQETNDAQIDVDMVAIAPKVSGYVSEVLVEDNQDVAKDAPLVRIDASDYDARAAQARAQIAQAEASVENARAGIAEQQAAVAQARAQLAAARAKARHDAGEVARYAPLVASGAERRETLDQLKLAATQSAEQVRQLEAALTAQQRRIATLETQVAQARAQGEGAQAQLDAADVDLKATLIRAPIAGRIGDRTVRTGQFVQAGTRLMSVVPLDKLYVTANFKETQLALMRPGQPARISVDALEGTEINGRVASVSPGTGAQFSLLPPENATGNFTKIVQRVPVRIAIEAPASARKLLVPGLSVTVTVDTRSAEGELDQIEEASDEQVARRAQPKARGTR
- a CDS encoding inorganic phosphate transporter, which produces MATLNSPLPDLTASGSRPRLALPNIGFALLLALSGGAFLVWGAGYIGSGSLLIFVLATLFGLFMAFNIGGNDVANSFGTSVGAGTLTIGQALGVAAIFEVSGAVIAGGDVTDTIRSGIVDLGALAVSPLQFIRVMMAALVAAAFWLLFASRRGWPVSTTHSIIGGIVGASVVLGVSLGGTSSALALVQWDEIARIALSWVISPLLGGLVSYGLFRLIKHHVLFYNERAEARVRAIRAEQKALRRDHRSAFESLTELQQVNYNTMLVRDMDVLRSEDFHPEELETDYYRKWYAIERQRDEVETHHALQLWVPLVAALGAAVISAMLLFKGLKHMELGLATLTNYLIMAMVAAIAWATTFLFVRTLRQAPLERATFLLFSWMQVFTACGFAFSHGANDIANAVGPFAAILDVLRTGVITSSAAVPPMVMISFGITLVVGLWFIGKEVIATVGHGLTAMHPASGFCAELGAACVVMLASSLGIPVSSTHILIGAVLGIGIVNRQTNWGLMKPIALAWVVTLPAAGIIAAAAFLVSGYLF